A stretch of Arthrobacter sunyaminii DNA encodes these proteins:
- a CDS encoding toll/interleukin-1 receptor domain-containing protein: MKLFISYAWTSNAHREWVNLLAVHLKAVGYEVLIDADVNYSDSLNGFMRLATDSDRVLLVVDENYVERADNSPTSGVGVETRWLSSVFAAKPQGWLGILFKGNPKTTLPKWLAEEKPRGFDFNADPAQGWFPGSAQVEELWRWIEGLPGRRDSETTVAMLRARARRLEKIDTLRNPGNWYSPAPTGEILFDYEWAPGETYVLGHGEYCFGFMASERSGDVVAVYSDPVKAVGISRGGRPFSGAAEDYLIPGRVVDARPGDAVLLLSEHGALCWIDLLDVTPTEDGDQYRRPSVKFRYEILLAS, translated from the coding sequence GTGAAGCTGTTTATCTCATATGCTTGGACGTCCAACGCCCATCGGGAGTGGGTGAATCTTCTCGCTGTGCATCTCAAGGCCGTGGGCTACGAAGTCCTTATCGACGCGGACGTTAACTACTCGGATAGCCTCAACGGCTTCATGCGACTTGCCACAGACTCAGACCGCGTCCTTCTGGTTGTTGACGAGAACTACGTGGAGCGTGCCGATAATAGTCCTACGTCTGGGGTAGGAGTCGAGACACGCTGGCTGTCGTCTGTCTTCGCCGCGAAGCCGCAGGGATGGCTTGGCATTCTCTTCAAGGGGAATCCGAAGACGACGCTTCCCAAATGGCTCGCCGAGGAGAAACCCCGCGGTTTCGATTTCAACGCCGATCCCGCTCAGGGTTGGTTCCCCGGCAGCGCGCAAGTGGAGGAGCTCTGGCGGTGGATTGAGGGACTTCCTGGCCGCCGCGATAGCGAGACCACCGTCGCCATGCTCCGGGCTCGCGCGCGCAGACTTGAAAAGATCGATACGCTGCGCAATCCGGGCAACTGGTATAGTCCTGCACCGACCGGGGAGATCCTCTTCGACTACGAATGGGCACCCGGGGAAACCTACGTGCTCGGTCATGGAGAGTACTGCTTCGGGTTCATGGCGTCCGAGCGGAGTGGGGACGTTGTCGCCGTCTATTCGGACCCGGTGAAAGCAGTCGGGATAAGTCGTGGTGGACGACCCTTCAGTGGCGCCGCCGAGGACTACTTGATCCCTGGCCGGGTAGTCGACGCTAGACCGGGAGACGCCGTGCTTCTTCTGAGTGAGCACGGCGCATTGTGTTGGATTGACCTTCTCGATGTGACCCCAACCGAGGACGGCGATCAGTACCGGCGTCCTTCGGTCAAGTTCCGGTACGAGATCCTGCTCGCGAGCTGA
- a CDS encoding alpha/beta hydrolase has translation MTTSSSALLSVGDIDLCVETSGDPRDPPVLLIAGMSASMLWWPVAVCEAIAAAGFFVIRFDQRDTGVSTSFPVGRPGYSTANLAADALGICDSLRLDSVHVVGHSLGSGIATILALDHPERVRSLTLMGASTGAADLPPAIGRGPELPDGVASRSAAIEYLLEDTRACDGLSPRFDEDRIRKFLVSDVDRAVDIAATISNPPGMRFVSPEGGDMTAIAHPTLVVHGELDSLFPLAHGEAVAHAIPGASLVVLPGAGHTLLTADTWDFTPPVIGHLRAAER, from the coding sequence GTGACGACCTCAAGCAGTGCCCTCCTGTCCGTCGGCGACATCGATCTGTGCGTCGAGACGTCTGGCGATCCGCGAGATCCGCCCGTGCTGCTGATCGCCGGGATGTCGGCGTCGATGCTGTGGTGGCCTGTCGCCGTCTGCGAGGCGATCGCCGCGGCCGGCTTCTTCGTGATCCGCTTCGATCAGCGCGACACTGGCGTATCGACGAGCTTTCCGGTTGGGCGCCCTGGTTACTCGACCGCGAATCTTGCCGCCGATGCGCTCGGCATCTGCGACTCGCTCAGGTTGGATTCCGTGCACGTGGTCGGGCACTCATTGGGCTCGGGGATCGCGACGATCCTGGCTCTCGACCATCCCGAGCGTGTGCGATCGCTGACCCTCATGGGAGCGTCCACCGGTGCGGCCGACCTTCCGCCGGCGATCGGTCGTGGTCCGGAGCTGCCGGATGGAGTGGCTTCACGGTCTGCCGCCATCGAGTACCTTCTCGAGGACACTCGCGCCTGCGACGGCCTCTCTCCTCGATTCGACGAGGATCGAATCCGCAAGTTCCTCGTCAGTGACGTCGACCGAGCCGTCGACATCGCTGCGACGATCTCCAATCCCCCTGGGATGCGGTTTGTCAGCCCTGAAGGCGGTGACATGACCGCGATCGCGCACCCAACTCTCGTGGTGCATGGCGAGCTGGACTCCCTCTTCCCCCTCGCTCATGGCGAGGCAGTCGCGCACGCTATCCCGGGTGCTTCGCTCGTGGTGCTGCCCGGAGCTGGGCACACCTTGCTCACCGCGGACACCTGGGACTTCACGCCGCCCGTGATCGGTCACCTGCGCGCCGCCGAACGATGA
- a CDS encoding LysR family transcriptional regulator — MLSTSGLRALAAFVDHGTFGGAADVLGYAQSTISQQIRTLERDAGGLLFDRNAGPSRSRLTSLGRVMEHHARRVLHELDTAEQAVIDHREGTGRLTIGTFQAVTTMLLPALVRSLTEESPHATITIVESEGPRPDLTSTDLCFFDSPPQRPDHGRRIVADEHLLLAPLGTFPAGTIELDRLRGRRMVALPPICDQARVERALADADIATEIVFRTADNHALTAMVEAGAGCAILPALSISPSAGITIHRLQPSIPDRQIWAQWSGSFSPLAERALSHATAARTRLLAEAADRVATR, encoded by the coding sequence ATGCTGAGCACCTCGGGGCTCCGAGCGTTGGCGGCGTTCGTCGATCACGGCACCTTCGGCGGGGCAGCAGACGTACTGGGTTACGCGCAGTCGACGATCAGCCAACAGATTCGCACGCTCGAGCGCGACGCGGGAGGACTGCTCTTCGACCGCAACGCCGGGCCCTCGCGATCACGACTGACCTCGCTCGGACGAGTAATGGAGCACCACGCCCGTCGCGTCCTCCACGAGCTCGATACGGCAGAACAGGCAGTGATCGATCACCGCGAGGGCACAGGGCGATTGACGATCGGAACGTTCCAAGCAGTCACGACCATGCTCCTGCCCGCACTCGTCCGCTCCCTCACCGAGGAGAGCCCCCATGCGACCATCACCATCGTCGAGTCGGAAGGGCCCCGCCCCGATCTCACCTCCACCGACCTGTGCTTCTTCGACTCTCCACCCCAACGGCCTGACCACGGGCGGCGTATCGTCGCTGACGAGCACCTGCTGCTCGCTCCCCTGGGAACCTTCCCCGCCGGCACGATCGAGCTCGACCGGCTCAGGGGACGACGCATGGTCGCCCTGCCCCCCATCTGCGACCAGGCTCGAGTGGAGCGCGCCCTGGCCGACGCGGACATCGCAACCGAGATCGTGTTCAGAACTGCCGACAACCACGCACTCACCGCCATGGTCGAGGCAGGAGCGGGGTGTGCGATCCTCCCAGCACTATCAATCTCCCCATCCGCTGGGATCACCATCCACCGCCTACAACCCTCGATCCCCGACCGTCAGATCTGGGCACAGTGGAGCGGCTCGTTCTCGCCACTGGCCGAACGCGCATTGAGCCACGCAACTGCCGCCCGCACGAGGCTCCTCGCCGAGGCTGCAGACCGCGTGGCAACCAGGTGA
- a CDS encoding LLM class flavin-dependent oxidoreductase, which translates to MSEAIWMPLFDDLADPGIVADLAARAEAASWDGFFVWDHIRWQDAGRRVGDAWVTLAAIARSTDSIRIGPMVVPLPRYRPAALVRQTISLDHLSKGRLIVGAGLGDDRFGGEYSRFGEDALPGR; encoded by the coding sequence ATGAGCGAGGCGATCTGGATGCCGCTTTTCGACGATCTCGCTGACCCTGGAATCGTGGCGGACTTGGCTGCTCGTGCCGAGGCTGCGTCGTGGGACGGGTTCTTCGTCTGGGACCACATTCGCTGGCAGGACGCCGGCCGGAGGGTCGGTGACGCTTGGGTGACGCTCGCGGCAATCGCTCGGTCGACCGACAGCATCCGCATCGGTCCTATGGTCGTGCCGCTGCCCAGATACAGACCAGCTGCACTTGTGCGCCAGACAATCAGCCTCGATCACTTGAGCAAGGGACGCCTGATCGTCGGCGCCGGACTCGGCGACGACCGCTTCGGCGGCGAGTACAGCAGGTTCGGTGAGGATGCGCTACCGGGACGGTAG
- a CDS encoding PLD nuclease N-terminal domain-containing protein, protein MLVWTAAEGANPIVPTQWEFTVLGLGVLALLLFVAAVIGIARSHHLTGPAQALWVLVVLAFPVIGSLLWFLIGRRANTASSRDTGRNPAKSAM, encoded by the coding sequence GTGCTGGTATGGACAGCAGCCGAAGGTGCAAATCCGATCGTGCCCACTCAGTGGGAGTTCACCGTTCTCGGGCTTGGCGTGCTTGCATTGCTCCTCTTCGTAGCGGCTGTCATCGGTATTGCGCGCTCCCACCATCTCACCGGCCCTGCACAGGCGCTCTGGGTACTCGTGGTGCTTGCCTTCCCCGTGATCGGTTCGCTTCTCTGGTTCCTCATTGGTCGCCGGGCTAACACCGCCTCAAGCCGCGACACCGGTCGCAACCCGGCGAAAAGTGCCATGTAA
- a CDS encoding GNAT family N-acetyltransferase — protein sequence MTGVDRKVTYVRFENVAPDEIWGEIADLFVSSFAAPPYNESPSDLQSITQWGPDQLASPGGRLVVASHDKQVVGFALSQRLDQDISWQRRLDAMLPARDAAIMPSRTVIVQELAVNESFRGCGIAKQCIRELLSSRTEHAAVLGVFGQAPQLREMYRRWGFLELGASPIYGGTVTLHALHQRLPWMA from the coding sequence ATGACAGGGGTCGATCGCAAAGTTACTTACGTCCGGTTCGAGAATGTTGCCCCGGACGAAATCTGGGGTGAGATCGCGGATCTCTTCGTCTCGAGCTTCGCGGCGCCTCCTTACAACGAATCACCAAGCGACCTGCAAAGCATCACTCAATGGGGGCCCGACCAACTTGCTAGTCCTGGTGGGCGACTCGTCGTGGCGAGCCACGACAAGCAAGTGGTCGGCTTTGCGCTATCTCAAAGGCTTGACCAAGACATCTCCTGGCAGCGACGACTAGACGCAATGCTTCCAGCGCGAGACGCGGCAATCATGCCATCGAGGACCGTCATCGTCCAGGAACTAGCTGTCAACGAAAGCTTTCGAGGTTGCGGGATAGCCAAACAGTGCATCCGCGAACTTCTCTCGAGTCGAACCGAACACGCTGCCGTCTTAGGCGTTTTTGGGCAAGCCCCCCAACTGCGAGAGATGTATAGACGATGGGGTTTTTTGGAGCTTGGAGCCTCTCCCATCTATGGCGGGACCGTGACCCTGCATGCCTTGCACCAAAGACTTCCCTGGATGGCTTAG